Proteins encoded together in one Jatrophihabitans sp. window:
- a CDS encoding nicotinate phosphoribosyltransferase: protein MPVESTALLTDQYELTMLTAALSDGSAQRRCTFEVFTRRLPNGRRFGVAAGLGRLIPAIRDFRFAAEELDRLRAEGVIDDRAAGYLAEYRFTGDISGYAEGEPYFGYSPILSVTGSFAEAVVLETLILSVLNHDCAIAAAAARMVVAAGDRPIIEMGSRRTHEQAAVACARAAYLVGFQATSNLAAGSRYGITTTGTAAHAFTLLHDSEQAAFAAQVAALGVTTTLLVDTYDISRGIENAIAVAGPGLGAIRIDSGDLAVMAHQSRAQLDRLGATGTRIVVSGDLDEYAIAALAAAPVDTYGAGTAVVTGSGAPTAGLVYKLVEVQGRPVAKRSENKASIGGAKLGYRRHRASGTATEELVMRQQAGFEPAGGDRLLSVPVLREGELVAQPTLQDSREHHRAAMTALPWEALKLSAGEPGLTVSFD from the coding sequence ATGCCTGTCGAGTCGACTGCCCTGCTCACCGACCAGTACGAGCTCACCATGCTCACGGCGGCGCTGAGCGACGGCTCCGCCCAGCGGCGCTGCACCTTCGAGGTGTTCACCCGCCGGCTGCCCAACGGCCGCCGGTTCGGCGTGGCGGCAGGGCTCGGCCGGCTGATCCCGGCGATCCGGGACTTCCGCTTCGCCGCCGAGGAGCTGGATCGGCTCCGGGCCGAGGGGGTGATCGACGACCGCGCCGCGGGCTACCTCGCCGAGTACCGGTTCACCGGCGACATCAGCGGCTACGCCGAGGGTGAGCCGTACTTCGGGTACTCCCCGATCCTGAGCGTGACCGGCAGCTTCGCCGAGGCGGTGGTGCTCGAGACGCTGATCCTGTCGGTGCTCAACCACGACTGCGCCATCGCCGCCGCGGCCGCCCGGATGGTGGTGGCCGCCGGTGACCGGCCGATCATCGAGATGGGCTCGCGACGCACCCACGAGCAGGCCGCGGTGGCCTGCGCCCGGGCCGCCTACCTGGTCGGCTTCCAGGCCACCTCGAACCTGGCGGCCGGGTCCCGCTACGGCATCACGACCACCGGAACCGCCGCCCACGCCTTCACCCTGCTGCACGACAGCGAGCAGGCCGCCTTCGCCGCGCAGGTGGCCGCGCTGGGCGTCACCACCACCCTGCTGGTCGACACCTACGACATCAGCCGTGGAATCGAGAACGCGATCGCAGTCGCCGGCCCCGGGCTGGGCGCGATCCGGATCGATTCCGGCGACCTGGCCGTGATGGCCCACCAGTCCCGCGCGCAGCTCGACCGGCTCGGCGCCACCGGCACCCGGATCGTGGTGAGCGGTGATTTGGACGAGTACGCGATCGCGGCGCTGGCGGCCGCGCCGGTGGACACCTACGGGGCAGGCACGGCGGTGGTCACCGGCTCCGGCGCCCCGACCGCCGGCCTGGTCTACAAGCTGGTCGAGGTACAGGGCCGGCCGGTGGCCAAGCGCAGCGAGAACAAGGCCAGCATCGGCGGCGCCAAGCTCGGATACCGGCGGCACCGGGCGTCCGGAACCGCCACCGAGGAGCTGGTGATGCGCCAGCAGGCCGGCTTCGAACCGGCCGGCGGTGACCGGCTGCTGAGCGTGCCGGTGCTGCGCGAGGGCGAGCTGGTCGCCCAGCCCACCCTGCAGGACTCACGCGAGCACCACCGGGCCGCCATGACGGCACTGCCCTGGGAGGCGCTCAAGCTCTCGGCCGGCGAGCCGGGGCTTACCGTCAGCTTCGACTGA
- the clpS gene encoding ATP-dependent Clp protease adapter ClpS, with protein sequence MSTPTFAPHREAVVDQQADETAEADRPWVTVVWNDPVNLMSYVTHVLMKVFGYPKDKATALMLDVHHKGRAVVSSGPRERMEGDTATLHGYGLWATIQHDS encoded by the coding sequence ATGTCCACGCCGACCTTCGCACCACATCGGGAGGCGGTCGTCGACCAGCAGGCCGACGAGACCGCCGAGGCCGACCGCCCCTGGGTGACCGTGGTCTGGAACGACCCGGTGAACCTGATGTCCTACGTCACGCACGTGCTGATGAAAGTGTTCGGCTATCCCAAGGACAAGGCCACCGCGCTGATGCTCGACGTCCACCACAAGGGCCGGGCGGTGGTGTCATCGGGTCCCCGGGAGCGGATGGAGGGCGACACGGCCACCCTGCACGGCTACGGCCTGTGGGCGACCATCCAGCACGACTCATGA
- a CDS encoding DUF2017 family protein, whose protein sequence is MRLRRKAGALRLEITDAEATLLAGLLDDFADALAQPDPDDPVTQRLYPDGYTDDQDAAREYRELVESDLRAERIGRLQACRAELVAGGGRVTLDAEAIDRWLRVLNDLRLALGTRLGVTEEAELDDSQPAVQIYSWLTAVQDMLVMQVLS, encoded by the coding sequence ATGAGGCTGCGCCGCAAGGCCGGCGCCCTGCGGCTGGAGATCACCGACGCCGAGGCCACGCTGCTCGCCGGCCTGCTCGATGACTTCGCCGACGCCCTCGCCCAGCCCGACCCGGACGATCCGGTCACCCAGCGGCTCTATCCCGACGGCTACACCGATGACCAGGACGCCGCCCGGGAGTACCGGGAGCTGGTCGAGAGCGATCTGCGGGCCGAGCGGATCGGGCGGTTGCAGGCCTGCCGGGCCGAACTTGTCGCCGGCGGCGGCCGGGTGACGCTGGACGCCGAGGCGATCGATCGGTGGTTGCGGGTGCTCAACGACCTGCGGTTGGCGCTGGGCACCCGGCTCGGCGTCACCGAGGAGGCGGAGCTGGACGACAGCCAGCCCGCGGTGCAGATCTACTCCTGGCTGACCGCGGTGCAGGACATGCTGGTGATGCAGGTGCTGTCCTGA
- a CDS encoding M67 family metallopeptidase produces MLRLPAAIYDAIIAHARRDHPNEACGVVAGPAGSDRPQRLVEMLNAAGSPTFYQFDSGEQLTLWKAMDEADEEPVVIYHSHTATQAYPSRTDIALAAEPNAHYVLVSTADPDSVEFRSYRIVDGEVSEEPVEKVDDLDAPSP; encoded by the coding sequence GTGCTGAGACTGCCCGCGGCGATCTATGACGCGATCATCGCCCATGCCCGCCGGGACCATCCGAACGAGGCGTGCGGCGTGGTAGCAGGCCCGGCCGGCTCGGACCGCCCGCAGCGGTTGGTCGAGATGCTTAACGCCGCCGGCTCACCGACCTTCTACCAGTTCGACTCCGGTGAGCAGCTCACGCTGTGGAAGGCGATGGACGAGGCCGACGAGGAGCCGGTGGTGATCTATCACTCGCACACCGCGACCCAGGCCTACCCTTCACGCACCGACATCGCGCTGGCGGCCGAACCCAACGCCCACTACGTCCTGGTCTCCACCGCCGACCCCGACTCCGTCGAGTTCCGGTCCTACCGGATCGTCGACGGCGAGGTCAGCGAGGAGCCCGTCGAGAAGGTGGATGACCTTGACGCGCCGAGTCCGTGA
- a CDS encoding MoaD/ThiS family protein → MAVEVKIPTILRTYTGGEKSVPGEGANLAALLDDLESRYAGLKSRLVTEDGSLHRFVNVYVNDEDVRFTGSLDTALSDGDAVTILPAVAGGSQASGGSRAHAAR, encoded by the coding sequence ATGGCCGTCGAGGTCAAGATCCCGACCATCCTGCGCACCTACACCGGCGGGGAGAAGTCCGTTCCGGGCGAGGGCGCCAACCTGGCCGCCCTGCTCGATGACCTGGAATCCCGCTACGCCGGGCTCAAGAGTCGCCTGGTCACCGAGGACGGTTCGCTGCACCGCTTCGTCAACGTCTACGTCAACGACGAGGACGTCCGGTTCACCGGCTCGCTGGACACCGCGCTGTCCGACGGCGACGCCGTGACCATCCTGCCCGCGGTCGCCGGCGGTAGCCAGGCCTCCGGCGGATCGCGGGCCCACGCAGCACGGTGA
- a CDS encoding pyridoxal-phosphate dependent enzyme translates to MTRYDSLADAVGSTPLVGLPRLSPRWEATGDQPAVRLWAKLEDRNPTGSIKDRAALAMVAAAEVDGRLTPGCTILEPTSGNTGISLAMIAKLKGYGIVCVMPENTSSERRQLLEMFGARIISSPAAGGSNQAVAMAKQLAAENPDWVMLYQYGNPANAQAHYDGTGPEVLADLPGITHFVAGLGTTGTLMGAGRFLREKVPGIQVVAAEPRYGELVYGLRNIDEGFIPELYDDSVLTSRFSVTSYDALRRTRDLVEQEGIFAGISTGAILHAALATADRALKSGQPADVVFIVCDGGWKYLSTGAYSGSMQQAAQQLEGQLWA, encoded by the coding sequence GTGACCCGTTACGACTCGCTGGCCGACGCGGTCGGCAGCACCCCGCTGGTCGGCCTGCCCCGGCTGTCACCGCGCTGGGAGGCCACCGGCGACCAGCCCGCTGTCCGGCTCTGGGCCAAGCTGGAGGACCGCAATCCGACCGGCTCGATCAAGGACCGGGCGGCGTTGGCGATGGTGGCGGCGGCCGAGGTGGACGGCCGGCTGACACCGGGCTGCACCATCCTGGAACCCACCTCGGGCAACACCGGCATCTCGCTGGCGATGATCGCCAAGCTCAAGGGCTACGGGATCGTGTGCGTGATGCCGGAGAACACCTCCTCCGAGCGCCGGCAGCTGCTGGAGATGTTCGGCGCCCGGATCATCTCCTCGCCGGCGGCCGGCGGCTCGAACCAGGCCGTCGCGATGGCCAAGCAGCTGGCGGCCGAGAACCCGGACTGGGTGATGCTCTACCAGTACGGCAACCCGGCCAACGCCCAGGCCCATTACGACGGCACCGGCCCCGAGGTGCTGGCCGACCTGCCGGGCATCACCCACTTCGTCGCGGGCCTGGGCACCACCGGCACGCTGATGGGCGCCGGCCGGTTCCTGCGCGAGAAGGTGCCCGGCATCCAGGTGGTCGCCGCCGAGCCCCGCTACGGCGAGCTGGTCTACGGCCTGCGCAACATCGACGAGGGCTTCATTCCGGAGCTGTACGACGACTCGGTGCTGACCTCGCGGTTCTCGGTGACCTCCTACGACGCGCTGCGCCGGACCCGGGACCTGGTCGAGCAGGAAGGCATCTTCGCCGGCATCTCGACCGGGGCGATCCTGCACGCCGCGCTGGCCACCGCCGACCGGGCCCTGAAATCCGGCCAGCCGGCCGACGTGGTCTTCATCGTCTGCGACGGCGGCTGGAAGTACCTCTCGACCGGCGCCTACTCCGGCTCGATGCAGCAGGCCGCGCAGCAGCTGGAAGGCCAGCTGTGGGCCTGA
- a CDS encoding rhomboid family intramembrane serine protease, translated as MGLSRKQQRRQELLDTKLLRPIRPTSAGGALVVMTGALAALWLVLGIDAALGHPLLELGIKPRQLGGLPGVVLAPLVHASAGQLAALSIPFAVLGWFTLTAGLRYLALVTGAAALTSGLVGWLAGPSDQVIVGVSGVVLGWLGYLLARALFGRRVVWIAIAVVVALVFSGLFNGLQPGVREYEFWGSQLASLVVGVGIGAVLHRRRRTRRGSGPLGGRGLDRRPKA; from the coding sequence GTGGGCCTGAGCCGCAAGCAGCAGCGGCGCCAGGAGCTGCTGGACACCAAGCTGCTGCGGCCGATCCGCCCGACCAGCGCCGGCGGCGCGCTGGTCGTCATGACGGGCGCGCTCGCGGCGCTGTGGCTGGTGCTCGGCATCGACGCCGCGCTGGGACACCCGTTGCTGGAGCTGGGGATCAAGCCCCGCCAGCTCGGCGGCCTGCCCGGCGTCGTGCTCGCCCCGCTGGTGCACGCCAGCGCCGGGCAGCTGGCCGCCCTGTCCATCCCGTTCGCGGTGCTCGGCTGGTTCACCCTGACCGCCGGCCTGCGGTACCTGGCCCTGGTGACCGGCGCGGCGGCGCTGACCAGCGGGCTGGTCGGCTGGCTGGCCGGGCCCTCGGACCAGGTGATCGTGGGCGTCAGCGGGGTGGTGCTGGGCTGGCTGGGCTACCTGCTGGCGCGCGCCCTGTTCGGCCGCAGGGTGGTGTGGATCGCGATCGCGGTGGTGGTGGCGCTGGTGTTCTCAGGCCTGTTCAACGGCCTGCAGCCCGGGGTGCGCGAGTACGAGTTCTGGGGCAGCCAGCTGGCCTCGTTGGTGGTCGGCGTCGGCATCGGCGCCGTCCTGCACCGCCGCCGGCGGACCCGGCGGGGCAGTGGCCCCCTCGGCGGGCGAGGACTTGATCGGCGACCCAAGGCCTAA
- a CDS encoding C45 family peptidase has protein sequence MRTLRIAGAEPEQRAAELATGSARWLPDALAGYDQLFAATGLRPERIRRLGLAARDALAGWAPDLSAELDCLAGASGVPEWRIHAVNARTELLAAAGAASRGECSTVAGENPAGAMIGAQTWDWHQELAGGWAVLEYPRASRPFVTLTEFGLLGKIGINSAGLGVLFNILSHRADTGDGGVPVHAVARRILDSAGDVEAGIAILRSAPLAASSCFTLLDATRLACLEASPAGVAELPPARWSVHTNHFQDPGLAAGALPIGDESDSLPRHAVLTALTAGPAGDPDARSAEELADLLCAHEADGAGVCCHAAADAPLGSGWQTLATVGLDPADRRMSVLAGGPCGRPEQRWRQFRAG, from the coding sequence ATGCGCACCCTGAGGATCGCCGGTGCCGAGCCCGAGCAGCGGGCCGCCGAGCTGGCGACCGGTAGCGCCCGATGGCTGCCGGACGCGCTGGCCGGCTATGACCAGCTGTTCGCCGCGACCGGCCTGCGGCCGGAGCGGATCCGCCGGCTCGGGCTGGCCGCCCGGGACGCCCTGGCCGGTTGGGCGCCGGACCTGTCCGCCGAGCTCGACTGCCTTGCCGGGGCCAGCGGGGTGCCGGAGTGGCGGATCCACGCGGTCAACGCCCGCACCGAACTGCTGGCCGCGGCCGGCGCCGCCAGCCGGGGCGAGTGCTCGACGGTGGCCGGAGAGAACCCGGCCGGGGCGATGATCGGCGCCCAGACCTGGGACTGGCACCAGGAGCTGGCCGGCGGCTGGGCGGTGCTGGAGTACCCGCGGGCCAGCCGGCCGTTCGTCACGCTCACCGAGTTCGGCCTGCTGGGCAAGATCGGGATCAACTCCGCCGGCCTGGGGGTGCTGTTCAACATCTTGTCCCACCGGGCCGACACCGGCGACGGCGGCGTGCCGGTGCACGCGGTGGCCCGCCGGATCCTGGACTCGGCCGGGGACGTCGAGGCCGGCATCGCGATCCTGCGCAGCGCGCCGCTGGCCGCCTCGAGCTGCTTCACGCTGCTGGACGCCACCCGGCTGGCCTGCCTGGAGGCCTCCCCCGCCGGGGTGGCCGAGCTGCCGCCGGCCCGTTGGAGCGTGCACACCAACCACTTTCAGGACCCCGGGCTGGCGGCCGGCGCGCTACCGATCGGGGACGAGTCCGACAGCCTGCCCCGGCACGCGGTGCTGACCGCGCTGACTGCTGGGCCGGCCGGTGACCCCGACGCCCGGAGTGCCGAAGAGCTGGCCGACCTGCTGTGCGCCCACGAGGCCGACGGCGCCGGCGTGTGCTGTCACGCCGCGGCCGACGCCCCGCTGGGCAGCGGCTGGCAGACCCTGGCGACTGTCGGCCTGGACCCGGCCGACCGCCGGATGAGCGTGCTGGCCGGCGGCCCGTGCGGCCGGCCGGAGCAGCGGTGGCGGCAGTTCCGAGCTGGATGA
- a CDS encoding secondary thiamine-phosphate synthase enzyme YjbQ, producing MAGMRTETFQFRTGDQAQVRDITETCAEFLRDGDDGLLNVFVPHATAGVAILETGAGSDTDLLIALRELLPADDRWQHRHGSPGHGRDHVLPALIAPYATVPVVSGRLQLGTWQSICLVDTNVDNAVRTVRLSFLTG from the coding sequence ATGGCGGGTATGCGCACCGAGACCTTCCAGTTCCGCACCGGTGACCAGGCCCAGGTGCGCGACATCACCGAGACCTGCGCCGAATTCCTGCGGGACGGTGACGACGGGCTGCTGAACGTCTTCGTGCCACACGCCACCGCCGGGGTGGCGATCCTGGAGACCGGCGCCGGCAGCGACACCGACCTGCTGATCGCGCTGCGCGAGCTGCTGCCGGCCGATGACCGGTGGCAGCACCGGCACGGCTCCCCCGGCCACGGCCGCGATCACGTGCTGCCCGCGCTGATCGCCCCGTACGCCACGGTGCCGGTGGTCTCGGGCCGGCTGCAGCTGGGCACCTGGCAATCCATCTGCCTGGTCGACACCAACGTCGACAACGCCGTCCGGACGGTCCGGCTCAGCTTCCTCACCGGCTGA
- the rph gene encoding ribonuclease PH, with the protein MTRPDGRAADQLRPITITRNWQAYAEGSALIEFGETKVLCAASVTEGVPRWRKGSGLGWVTAEYSMLPRATLTRNDRESVRGKIGGRTHEISRLIGRSLRAAVDLSALGENSIAIDCDVLQADGGTRTAAITGAYVALADAVSWLGKRGSLARTDPLIHTVSAVSVGVIDGQPRLDLMYEEDVRAETDMNVVVTGNGDFVEVQGTAEGVPFRRDELDALLDLAVAGCADLSRHQQDALGR; encoded by the coding sequence ATGACCCGCCCCGACGGCCGCGCCGCCGACCAGCTCCGTCCGATCACCATCACCCGCAATTGGCAGGCCTATGCCGAGGGCTCAGCGCTGATCGAGTTCGGTGAGACGAAGGTGCTGTGCGCCGCGTCGGTGACCGAGGGGGTGCCGCGCTGGCGCAAGGGCAGCGGCCTGGGCTGGGTGACGGCCGAGTACTCGATGCTGCCGCGGGCCACCCTGACTCGCAACGACCGCGAGTCGGTGCGCGGCAAGATCGGCGGTCGCACCCACGAGATCTCGCGGCTGATCGGCCGCTCGCTGCGGGCCGCCGTCGACCTGTCCGCGCTGGGTGAGAACTCCATCGCCATCGACTGCGACGTCCTGCAGGCCGACGGCGGCACCCGGACGGCGGCCATCACCGGCGCCTACGTCGCGCTGGCCGACGCGGTCAGCTGGCTCGGCAAGCGCGGCTCGCTGGCCCGGACCGACCCGCTGATCCACACCGTGTCGGCGGTGTCGGTCGGGGTGATCGACGGCCAGCCGCGGCTTGACCTGATGTACGAGGAGGACGTCCGGGCCGAGACCGACATGAACGTGGTGGTCACCGGCAACGGCGATTTCGTAGAGGTGCAGGGCACCGCCGAGGGAGTGCCGTTCCGCCGCGACGAGCTCGACGCCCTGCTCGACCTCGCCGTCGCCGGCTGCGCCGACCTGTCCCGCCACCAGCAGGACGCGCTGGGCCGATGA
- the rdgB gene encoding RdgB/HAM1 family non-canonical purine NTP pyrophosphatase, translating into MTARLLLATRNRKKLDELRRILEPQMPVEVLGLADVPAFDEVPESGATFAENALIKAIEAVKHTGMVTVADDSGLAVDALNGMPGVLSARWAGARHDDAANLDLLLEQLADTPDDRLGAAFVCAAALVTPDGSQIVREGRMPGRLIRQPRGTHGFGYDPIFVPEGYQLTSAELPAAEKDAISHRGKALHELLPFILRALGGPGSE; encoded by the coding sequence ATGACCGCCCGGCTGCTGCTGGCGACCCGTAACCGCAAGAAGCTCGACGAGCTGCGGCGCATCCTCGAACCCCAGATGCCGGTCGAGGTGCTGGGCCTGGCAGACGTGCCGGCCTTCGACGAGGTGCCCGAATCGGGAGCCACCTTTGCCGAGAACGCCCTGATCAAGGCGATCGAGGCGGTCAAGCACACCGGCATGGTCACGGTGGCCGATGACTCGGGCCTGGCGGTGGACGCGCTCAACGGCATGCCGGGGGTGCTGTCGGCCCGGTGGGCCGGCGCCCGCCACGACGACGCCGCGAACCTCGACCTGCTGCTGGAGCAGCTGGCCGACACCCCCGATGACCGGCTCGGCGCGGCGTTCGTGTGCGCGGCGGCGCTGGTCACCCCGGACGGCAGCCAGATCGTGCGCGAGGGTCGGATGCCCGGCCGGTTGATCCGCCAGCCCCGGGGCACGCATGGCTTCGGCTATGACCCGATCTTCGTGCCCGAGGGCTACCAGCTGACCAGCGCCGAGCTGCCGGCGGCCGAGAAGGACGCGATCAGCCATCGCGGAAAGGCCCTGCACGAGCTGCTGCCGTTCATCCTGCGGGCACTGGGCGGTCCTGGCAGCGAGTGA